In Burkholderia contaminans, the following proteins share a genomic window:
- a CDS encoding DUF2818 family protein, which translates to MSAAGWFIVLLALVCANLPFLNQRLFAVVPFGAAKKSGWVRIGELIVLYFIVGALGFWLESRAGNRFEQGWQFYAITFSLFVVFAFPGFTFQYLVKRR; encoded by the coding sequence ATGTCGGCAGCCGGCTGGTTTATCGTGCTGTTGGCGCTCGTCTGCGCCAACCTGCCGTTCCTGAACCAACGCCTCTTCGCCGTCGTGCCGTTCGGCGCGGCGAAGAAGAGCGGGTGGGTGCGGATCGGCGAGCTGATCGTGCTGTACTTCATCGTCGGCGCGCTCGGCTTCTGGCTCGAGTCGCGCGCCGGTAACCGCTTCGAACAGGGCTGGCAGTTCTACGCGATCACGTTCAGTCTTTTCGTCGTGTTCGCGTTTCCCGGCTTCACGTTCCAGTATCTCGTCAAACGACGCTGA
- a CDS encoding NUDIX domain-containing protein, with protein sequence MAELPNHDAALTETCLESEAIFEGSFLKLKRDTVRLPDGKKATREYVQHPGAVMVIPLFDDGRVLMESQYRYPIGKVMAEFPAGKLDPNEGALACAVRELREETGYTAREYVFLARIHPIISYSTEFIDLYLARGLTAGERKLDEGEFLETFTATQADLQEWVRTGQISDVKTIIGTMWLDKVLSGTWPLGPVLTP encoded by the coding sequence ATGGCCGAACTACCCAATCACGACGCCGCACTGACCGAAACCTGCCTCGAAAGCGAGGCGATTTTCGAAGGCTCGTTCCTCAAGCTCAAGCGCGATACCGTCCGCCTGCCGGATGGCAAGAAAGCCACGCGCGAATACGTCCAGCATCCGGGCGCGGTGATGGTGATCCCGCTGTTCGACGATGGCCGCGTGCTGATGGAAAGCCAGTATCGCTACCCGATCGGCAAGGTGATGGCCGAATTCCCTGCCGGCAAGCTCGATCCGAACGAAGGCGCGCTCGCATGCGCGGTGCGCGAACTGCGCGAAGAAACCGGCTACACGGCACGCGAGTACGTGTTCCTGGCCCGGATTCACCCGATCATTTCCTATTCGACCGAATTCATCGACCTGTACCTGGCGCGCGGGCTGACGGCCGGCGAGCGCAAGCTCGATGAAGGCGAATTCCTCGAGACCTTCACTGCGACGCAGGCCGATCTGCAGGAATGGGTGCGCACGGGCCAGATCTCCGACGTGAAGACGATCATCGGCACGATGTGGCTCGACAAGGTGCTGTCCGGGACGTGGCCGCTCGGGCCGGTCCTGACGCCCTGA
- the nuoN gene encoding NADH-quinone oxidoreductase subunit NuoN gives MNVLLPDALVLAAIVVAWLNDTFTGASGRRLTYLIAVVSSVVAGVWFAVQALDPQQYYFFSKMVVVDSFASMMKAVVSFGFAVSLVYSRKYLEDRDMFRGDVFLLGMFSLLGQLVMVSGNNFLTLYLGLELMSLSLYAVIALRRDAAQSSEAAMKYYVLGALASGFVLYGISMLYGATGSLELGEVYKAVGGNTDAAVLMFGVVFIVAGIAFKLGAVPFHMWVPDVYQGAPTAMTLFVGGGPKVAAFAWGLRFLVMGLLPLAQNWQTALVILAALSLIVGNITGIVQRNIKRMLAYSAISNMGFVLLGLLAGIVKGDATAPANAYSSAMFYAIVYLITTLGSFGVVMLLARRDFEAETIDDFKGLNKRSPVFAFVMMVMMFSLAGIPPTVGFYAKLAVLEATVNAGLTWLAVLAVITSLFGAFYYLRIVKLMYFDAPQDTTPISGDFCKRTILVLNGLAVVALGLIPSPLLTACLQAIRHTLPL, from the coding sequence ATGAATGTTCTGTTGCCTGACGCGCTGGTGCTAGCCGCCATCGTCGTCGCATGGCTGAACGACACCTTTACCGGCGCCTCCGGCCGCCGCCTGACTTATCTGATCGCGGTCGTATCGTCGGTCGTCGCCGGCGTGTGGTTCGCGGTGCAGGCACTCGACCCGCAGCAGTACTACTTCTTCTCGAAGATGGTCGTCGTCGACTCGTTCGCGAGCATGATGAAGGCCGTCGTGTCGTTCGGTTTCGCGGTCTCGCTCGTCTATTCGCGCAAGTACCTCGAAGATCGCGACATGTTCCGGGGTGACGTGTTCCTGCTCGGCATGTTCTCGCTGCTCGGTCAGCTGGTCATGGTGTCGGGCAACAACTTCCTGACGCTGTATCTCGGTCTCGAACTGATGTCGCTGTCGCTGTACGCCGTCATCGCGCTGCGCCGCGATGCCGCACAGTCGAGCGAAGCGGCGATGAAGTACTACGTGCTGGGCGCGCTCGCGTCGGGTTTCGTGCTGTACGGCATCTCGATGCTGTACGGTGCGACCGGCTCGCTCGAGCTGGGCGAGGTGTACAAGGCGGTCGGCGGCAACACCGACGCGGCCGTGCTGATGTTCGGCGTGGTCTTCATCGTCGCCGGTATCGCGTTCAAGCTCGGCGCAGTGCCGTTCCACATGTGGGTGCCGGACGTCTACCAGGGTGCACCGACCGCGATGACGCTGTTCGTCGGCGGCGGCCCGAAGGTTGCCGCGTTCGCGTGGGGCCTGCGCTTCCTGGTGATGGGCCTGCTGCCGCTCGCACAGAACTGGCAGACCGCGCTCGTGATCCTGGCCGCGCTGTCGCTGATCGTCGGCAACATCACGGGTATCGTCCAGCGCAACATCAAGCGGATGCTTGCGTACTCGGCGATCTCGAACATGGGCTTCGTCCTGCTCGGCCTGCTCGCAGGCATCGTGAAGGGCGACGCAACGGCACCGGCGAACGCATACAGCTCGGCGATGTTCTACGCGATCGTCTACCTGATCACGACGCTCGGCTCGTTCGGCGTGGTGATGCTGCTCGCACGCCGCGATTTCGAAGCCGAAACGATCGACGACTTCAAGGGCCTCAACAAGCGCAGCCCGGTGTTCGCGTTCGTGATGATGGTCATGATGTTCTCGCTGGCCGGTATTCCGCCGACCGTCGGCTTCTACGCGAAGCTCGCCGTGCTCGAGGCGACCGTCAATGCGGGCCTCACGTGGCTGGCCGTGCTGGCCGTGATCACGTCGCTGTTCGGCGCGTTCTACTACCTGCGCATCGTGAAGCTGATGTACTTCGATGCACCGCAGGATACGACGCCGATCTCGGGCGATTTCTGCAAGCGCACGATCCTCGTGCTGAACGGCCTCGCGGTCGTCGCGCTCGGCCTGATCCCGAGCCCGCTGCTGACGGCCTGCCTGCAGGCAATTCGTCACACGCTGCCGCTGTAA
- the nuoI gene encoding NADH-quinone oxidoreductase subunit NuoI yields the protein MSAIQHFFKTFFLTELLQGLALTGRYTFKRKVTVQFPEEKTPISPRFRGLHALRRYENGEERCIACKLCEAVCPAMAITIESETRADNTRRTTRYDIDLTKCIFCGFCEESCPVDSIVETQILEYHGEKRGDLYFTKEMLLAVGDRYEKDIAAAKAADAPYR from the coding sequence ATGAGCGCAATCCAACACTTCTTTAAGACCTTCTTCCTGACCGAGCTCCTGCAGGGGCTCGCGCTGACCGGTCGTTACACGTTCAAGCGCAAGGTCACCGTGCAGTTCCCGGAAGAAAAGACGCCGATTTCGCCGCGTTTCCGCGGGCTGCACGCGCTGCGCCGCTACGAAAACGGCGAAGAGCGCTGCATCGCGTGCAAGCTGTGCGAGGCCGTATGCCCCGCGATGGCGATCACGATCGAATCGGAAACGCGCGCGGACAACACGCGCCGCACGACGCGCTACGACATCGACCTGACGAAGTGCATCTTCTGCGGTTTCTGCGAAGAGAGCTGCCCGGTCGATTCGATCGTCGAGACGCAGATTCTCGAGTACCACGGCGAAAAGCGCGGCGACCTGTATTTCACCAAGGAAATGCTGCTCGCGGTGGGCGATCGCTACGAGAAGGACATCGCCGCGGCGAAGGCTGCCGACGCGCCGTATCGTTGA
- a CDS encoding acyl-CoA dehydrogenase family protein, whose translation MDLDYSPSDDAFRVDVRAWLEANLPHALRAKVLDHKRLDREDFASWHRILGQRGWSAPAWPVEYGGPGWNATQRHIWDEECARIGAPTVLPFGVSMVAPVLMKYGSEAQKRHYLPRILDGSDWWCQGYSEPGSGSDLASLRTRAERQGDHYVVNGQKTWTTLGQYADMMFCLVRTDPAAKKQEGISFLLIDMKTPGITVRPIVMLDEDHEVNEVFFEDVKVPVENLVGDENRGWTYAKYLLGHERTGIARVGASKRELAFLKRVASNQRKNGKPLLADPVFAAKVAALEVELIALEVTVLRVVSRETSGKGPGPEASMLKIKGTEVQQALTELMVDAIGPLAAPFDVPFLDGQREHSIAGDDDAAPLAAYYFNYRKTSIYGGSNEIQKNIIAQMILGL comes from the coding sequence ATGGATCTGGATTATTCCCCCTCGGACGACGCGTTCCGCGTCGACGTCCGCGCCTGGCTTGAGGCCAACCTGCCTCACGCACTGCGCGCCAAAGTACTCGATCACAAACGGCTCGATCGCGAGGATTTCGCGAGCTGGCACCGGATTCTCGGCCAGCGTGGCTGGTCTGCGCCCGCGTGGCCGGTCGAATACGGCGGCCCGGGCTGGAACGCGACGCAACGACACATCTGGGACGAGGAGTGCGCGCGGATCGGCGCGCCGACCGTGCTGCCGTTCGGCGTATCGATGGTTGCGCCGGTGTTGATGAAATACGGCAGCGAAGCGCAGAAACGTCATTATCTGCCGCGCATTCTCGACGGGTCGGACTGGTGGTGCCAGGGCTACTCGGAGCCGGGTTCGGGGTCCGACCTCGCATCGTTGCGCACGCGCGCGGAGCGTCAGGGCGACCACTACGTCGTCAATGGCCAGAAGACCTGGACGACGCTCGGCCAGTACGCAGACATGATGTTCTGTCTCGTGCGTACCGATCCCGCAGCGAAGAAACAGGAAGGCATCTCGTTCCTGCTGATCGACATGAAGACGCCCGGCATCACGGTGCGCCCGATCGTCATGCTCGACGAGGACCACGAGGTCAACGAGGTGTTCTTCGAGGACGTGAAGGTGCCGGTCGAGAATCTCGTCGGTGACGAGAACCGCGGCTGGACCTACGCGAAATACCTGCTTGGCCACGAGCGTACCGGCATCGCGCGCGTCGGCGCGTCGAAGCGCGAGCTTGCGTTCCTGAAGCGCGTCGCGTCGAACCAGCGCAAGAACGGCAAGCCGTTGCTCGCCGATCCCGTGTTCGCTGCGAAGGTCGCGGCGCTCGAGGTCGAACTGATTGCGCTCGAGGTGACGGTGCTGCGCGTCGTCAGCCGCGAGACGAGCGGCAAGGGCCCGGGCCCCGAGGCGTCGATGCTGAAGATCAAGGGCACGGAAGTGCAGCAGGCGCTCACCGAGCTGATGGTCGACGCGATCGGCCCGCTCGCCGCACCGTTCGACGTACCGTTCCTCGACGGGCAGCGCGAGCACAGCATCGCCGGCGACGACGATGCGGCACCGCTTGCCGCGTACTACTTCAATTACCGGAAGACGTCGATCTACGGCGGTTCGAACGAGATCCAGAAGAACATCATCGCGCAGATGATTCTGGGGCTGTGA
- a CDS encoding DUF1178 family protein has translation MKVLDLQCPHGHRFEGWFASADEFEAQLSRKLVECPVCGTTEVNRLPSAPRLNLSGAAQAQPVDSRALQAQVMRALREVLEKTENVGERFAEEARRIHYNEAPARSIRGVTTPEDAQSLAEEGIDVMPLPIPAALKEPLQ, from the coding sequence ATGAAGGTCCTCGATTTACAGTGCCCGCACGGTCATCGGTTCGAAGGCTGGTTCGCTTCCGCCGATGAATTCGAAGCGCAGTTGTCCCGCAAGCTGGTCGAATGTCCGGTGTGCGGAACGACCGAGGTCAACCGTCTGCCGTCGGCGCCGCGCCTGAACTTGTCGGGCGCGGCGCAGGCCCAGCCGGTCGATTCGCGTGCACTGCAGGCGCAGGTAATGCGTGCGCTGCGCGAGGTGCTGGAGAAAACCGAGAATGTGGGCGAGCGCTTCGCCGAGGAAGCGCGGCGCATCCATTACAACGAGGCGCCGGCACGCAGCATTCGTGGCGTCACGACGCCCGAAGATGCGCAATCCTTGGCCGAAGAAGGCATCGACGTGATGCCGCTGCCGATTCCTGCCGCGCTCAAAGAACCGCTGCAATGA
- a CDS encoding NADH-quinone oxidoreductase subunit J, with amino-acid sequence MEFTTVLFYIFALLLVVSGLKVITSRNPVASALFLVLAFFNAAAIWMLLEAEFLAILLVLVYVGAVMVLFLFVVMMLDINIDYLRRDFKRFVPMATVVGAIIVIETALILWRGYGDTQTVHAMATGEMANWSNTRLIGKVIYTDYIFAFEIAGLVLLVAIIAAIGLTERKGKDSKRQRVSDQVKVRRNDRVRLVKMEADKPQPETAQSEAGSGTNG; translated from the coding sequence ATGGAATTCACGACCGTACTGTTCTACATCTTCGCGCTGCTCCTGGTGGTATCAGGGCTGAAGGTGATCACTTCGCGCAACCCGGTGGCGTCTGCGCTTTTCCTTGTGCTGGCGTTCTTCAACGCCGCCGCGATCTGGATGCTGCTGGAAGCGGAGTTCCTCGCGATCCTGCTGGTGCTGGTCTACGTGGGCGCCGTGATGGTGCTGTTCCTGTTCGTCGTGATGATGCTGGACATCAACATCGACTACCTGCGCCGTGACTTCAAGCGCTTTGTGCCGATGGCGACCGTGGTCGGCGCGATCATCGTGATCGAAACGGCGCTGATCCTGTGGCGCGGCTACGGCGACACGCAGACGGTGCACGCGATGGCCACCGGCGAGATGGCCAACTGGTCGAACACGCGCCTGATCGGCAAGGTGATCTACACCGACTACATCTTCGCGTTTGAAATCGCAGGCCTCGTGCTGCTGGTCGCGATCATTGCCGCGATCGGGCTGACCGAGCGCAAGGGCAAGGACAGCAAGCGCCAGCGTGTGTCGGATCAGGTCAAGGTGCGCCGCAACGACCGCGTGCGCCTCGTGAAGATGGAAGCGGACAAGCCGCAGCCGGAAACGGCGCAGAGCGAAGCCGGTTCGGGCACCAACGGCTAA
- the nuoL gene encoding NADH-quinone oxidoreductase subunit L: MSTTLNENLLLAIPLAPLAGSLIAGLFGNAVGRKGAHRITILGVMIAFLLSAKVFFDVMGGASFNATVYEWMNVGSLKLEVGFLVDSLTAMMMVVVTFVSLMVHVYTIGYMAEEDGYQRFFSYISLFTFSMLMLVMSNNFLQLFFGWEAVGLVSYLLIGFYFTRESAIYANMKAFLVNRVGDFGFLLGIGLLLAFAGSMNYGEVFAKRAELASLHFPGTDWGLLTVACICLFIGAMGKSAQFPLHVWLPDSMEGPTPISALIHAATMVTAGIFMVSRMSPLFELSDTALSFITVIGAITALFMGFLGIVQNDIKRVVAYSTLSQLGYMTVALGVSAYPVAVFHLMTHAFFKALLFLGAGSVIMGMHHDQDMRNMGGLRKYMPITWITSLVGSLALIGTPFFSGFYSKDSIIDAVKLSHLPGSGFAYFAVVASVFVTALYSFRMYFLVFHGEERFRKPKHPESPMGMAAAHGHDDHGHGHGHDDHAHEPHETPWVVWVPLVLLAIPSVIIGAIAISPMLFGDFFQHGVAFDKVIFIGENHPALAEMAEEFHGWVGMGLHSVSGLPVWLALAGVVVAWFLYLKRPELPASIRRAFGPIYTLLDNKYYMDKINEVVFARGSVAIGRGLWKEGDVVVIDGLVNGSARFIGWFAGVIRFLQSGYIYHYAFAMIIGMLGLLTLFVTLGGK, from the coding sequence ATGTCAACGACACTCAATGAAAACCTGCTGCTGGCGATTCCGCTCGCTCCGCTGGCCGGCTCGCTGATTGCGGGGCTGTTCGGGAACGCAGTCGGGCGCAAGGGCGCACACCGGATCACGATCCTCGGCGTAATGATCGCGTTCCTCCTGTCGGCGAAAGTCTTCTTCGACGTGATGGGCGGCGCAAGCTTCAACGCGACCGTCTACGAATGGATGAACGTCGGTTCGCTGAAGCTCGAAGTCGGCTTCCTCGTCGATTCGCTGACCGCGATGATGATGGTCGTCGTGACCTTCGTCTCGCTGATGGTGCACGTGTACACGATCGGCTACATGGCGGAAGAAGACGGCTACCAGCGCTTCTTCTCGTACATTTCGCTGTTCACGTTCTCGATGCTGATGCTCGTGATGAGCAACAACTTCCTGCAGCTGTTCTTCGGCTGGGAAGCGGTGGGTCTGGTGTCGTACCTGCTGATCGGCTTCTACTTCACGCGTGAGAGCGCGATCTACGCGAACATGAAGGCGTTCCTCGTGAACCGCGTGGGCGACTTCGGCTTCCTGCTCGGCATCGGCCTGCTGCTCGCGTTCGCCGGCTCGATGAACTACGGCGAAGTGTTCGCAAAGCGCGCGGAACTCGCGAGCCTGCACTTCCCGGGCACCGACTGGGGCCTGCTGACCGTTGCCTGTATCTGCCTGTTCATCGGCGCGATGGGTAAATCGGCCCAGTTCCCGCTGCACGTGTGGCTGCCGGACTCGATGGAAGGCCCGACCCCGATCTCCGCGCTGATTCACGCGGCGACGATGGTCACCGCCGGCATCTTCATGGTGTCGCGCATGTCGCCGCTGTTCGAGCTGTCGGATACCGCGCTGTCGTTCATCACGGTGATCGGCGCGATCACGGCACTCTTCATGGGCTTCCTCGGGATCGTCCAGAACGACATCAAGCGTGTGGTCGCGTACTCGACGCTGTCGCAGCTCGGCTACATGACCGTCGCGCTCGGCGTGTCCGCTTACCCGGTCGCCGTGTTCCACCTGATGACGCACGCGTTCTTCAAGGCACTGCTGTTCCTCGGCGCCGGCTCGGTCATCATGGGCATGCACCACGACCAGGACATGCGCAACATGGGCGGCCTGCGCAAGTACATGCCGATCACGTGGATCACGTCGCTCGTCGGTTCGCTCGCGCTGATCGGTACGCCGTTCTTCTCGGGCTTCTATTCGAAGGACTCGATCATCGACGCGGTGAAGCTGTCGCACCTGCCGGGTTCGGGCTTCGCGTACTTCGCGGTCGTCGCGAGCGTGTTCGTCACGGCGCTGTACTCGTTCCGCATGTACTTCCTGGTGTTCCACGGCGAAGAGCGCTTCCGCAAGCCGAAGCATCCGGAATCGCCGATGGGCATGGCGGCTGCGCACGGCCACGACGACCACGGCCATGGCCACGGTCATGACGACCACGCGCACGAACCGCACGAGACCCCGTGGGTCGTGTGGGTTCCGCTGGTCCTGCTGGCGATCCCGTCGGTCATCATCGGTGCGATCGCGATCAGCCCGATGCTGTTCGGCGACTTCTTCCAGCACGGCGTTGCATTCGACAAGGTGATCTTCATCGGCGAAAACCATCCGGCCCTGGCCGAGATGGCCGAGGAGTTCCACGGCTGGGTGGGCATGGGCCTGCACTCGGTGTCGGGTCTGCCGGTCTGGCTCGCGCTTGCCGGTGTCGTTGTCGCCTGGTTCCTGTACCTGAAGCGTCCGGAACTGCCGGCGTCGATCCGCCGCGCGTTCGGCCCGATCTACACGCTGCTGGACAACAAGTACTACATGGACAAGATCAACGAAGTGGTGTTCGCCCGTGGTTCGGTGGCGATCGGCCGCGGCCTGTGGAAGGAGGGTGACGTCGTGGTGATCGACGGCCTCGTCAATGGCAGCGCCCGGTTCATCGGCTGGTTCGCCGGCGTGATCCGCTTCCTCCAATCCGGTTACATCTATCACTACGCGTTCGCCATGATCATCGGCATGCTGGGGCTCCTGACCCTGTTTGTAACGCTCGGCGGCAAATAA
- a CDS encoding NADH-quinone oxidoreductase subunit M — MHAFPILSTAIWLPIVFGLLVLAVGNDKNPGTARWIALIGSLLGLAVTIPLITGFDSSTAALQFVEKSTWIERFDIAYHLGVDGISMWFVVLTALITVIVVIAAWEVITENVAQYLAAFLILSGIMIGVFSAADGLLFYVFFEATLIPMYIIIGVWGGPNRVYAAFKFFLYTLAGSLLMLVALIYLYTETHSFDLATWQNAKIAMTPQILLFIAFFLAFAVKVPMWPVHTWLPDAHVEAPTGGSVVLAAIMLKLGAYGFLRFSLPITPDASHFLAPVVITLSLIAVIYIGLVAMVQADMKKLVAYSSIAHMGFVTLGFFIFNQLGVEGAIIQMISHGFVSGAMFLCIGVLYDRVHSRQIADYGGVVNVMPKFAAFAMLFSMANCGLPGTSGFVGEFMVILAAVQYNFWIAFGAAFTLILGAAYTLWMYKRVYFGAVANDHVAKLKDIGRREFLMLAVLAAFTLLMGLYPKPFTDVMHVSVENLLSHVAQSKLPLAQ; from the coding sequence ATGCACGCTTTTCCGATTCTCAGTACCGCGATCTGGCTGCCGATCGTTTTCGGCCTCCTCGTGCTTGCGGTGGGTAACGACAAAAATCCGGGGACGGCCCGCTGGATCGCGCTGATCGGTTCGCTGCTCGGCCTGGCGGTCACGATCCCGCTGATCACGGGCTTCGACTCGAGCACGGCTGCGCTGCAGTTCGTCGAGAAGTCGACCTGGATCGAACGCTTCGACATCGCGTATCACCTCGGCGTCGACGGCATCTCGATGTGGTTCGTCGTGCTGACCGCGCTGATCACGGTGATCGTCGTGATCGCCGCATGGGAAGTGATCACCGAGAACGTCGCGCAGTACCTCGCGGCGTTCCTGATCCTGTCCGGGATCATGATCGGCGTCTTCTCGGCGGCCGACGGCCTGCTGTTCTACGTGTTCTTCGAAGCGACCCTGATCCCGATGTACATCATCATCGGCGTGTGGGGCGGCCCGAACCGCGTGTATGCGGCCTTCAAGTTCTTCCTGTACACGCTGGCCGGCTCGCTGCTGATGCTGGTTGCGCTGATCTACCTGTACACGGAAACGCATTCGTTCGACCTCGCGACGTGGCAGAACGCCAAGATCGCGATGACGCCGCAGATACTGTTGTTCATTGCGTTCTTCCTCGCGTTCGCGGTGAAGGTGCCGATGTGGCCGGTCCACACCTGGCTGCCGGACGCGCACGTGGAAGCGCCGACGGGCGGCTCGGTCGTGCTGGCTGCGATCATGCTGAAGCTCGGTGCCTACGGTTTCCTGCGTTTCTCGTTGCCGATCACGCCTGACGCGAGCCATTTCCTGGCGCCCGTCGTGATCACGCTGTCGCTGATCGCGGTGATCTACATCGGCCTCGTCGCGATGGTGCAGGCCGACATGAAGAAGCTGGTCGCGTATTCGTCGATCGCGCACATGGGCTTCGTCACGCTCGGCTTCTTCATCTTCAACCAGCTCGGCGTCGAAGGCGCGATCATCCAGATGATCTCGCACGGCTTCGTGTCGGGCGCGATGTTCCTCTGCATCGGCGTGCTGTACGACCGCGTGCACTCGCGCCAGATCGCCGACTACGGTGGTGTCGTCAACGTGATGCCGAAGTTCGCGGCCTTCGCGATGCTGTTCTCGATGGCCAACTGCGGCCTGCCGGGTACGTCCGGTTTCGTCGGCGAGTTCATGGTGATTCTCGCTGCCGTCCAGTACAACTTCTGGATCGCATTCGGCGCGGCATTCACGCTGATCCTCGGCGCGGCCTACACGCTGTGGATGTACAAGCGCGTGTACTTCGGCGCGGTTGCGAACGATCACGTCGCCAAGCTGAAGGACATCGGCCGTCGCGAATTCCTGATGCTGGCCGTGCTCGCCGCGTTCACGCTGCTGATGGGCCTGTATCCGAAGCCTTTCACCGACGTGATGCACGTTTCCGTGGAAAACCTCCTCTCCCACGTCGCGCAGTCGAAGCTGCCGCTGGCCCAGTAA
- the nuoK gene encoding NADH-quinone oxidoreductase subunit NuoK gives MLTLAHYLVLGAILFAIAIVGIFLNRRNVIIILMSIELMLLAVNTNFVAFSHYLGDVHGQIFVFFVLTVAAAEAAIGLAILVTLFRKLDTINVEDLDQLKG, from the coding sequence ATGCTGACTCTTGCTCATTACCTCGTGCTCGGCGCGATCCTCTTTGCGATCGCGATCGTCGGGATTTTCCTGAACCGCCGCAACGTCATCATCATCCTGATGTCGATCGAACTGATGCTGCTGGCGGTGAACACCAACTTCGTCGCGTTTTCGCATTACCTCGGCGATGTGCACGGCCAGATTTTCGTGTTCTTCGTGCTGACCGTCGCCGCAGCGGAAGCCGCGATCGGTCTCGCGATTCTGGTGACCCTGTTCCGTAAGCTCGACACGATCAATGTCGAGGATCTCGATCAGCTCAAAGGTTAA